In Streptomyces nodosus, one DNA window encodes the following:
- a CDS encoding TetR/AcrR family transcriptional regulator, translating into MSAGTRRTGRPSTPVLDREVIVRGALDLIDEVGAGGFSIALLARRLRVRPSSLYNHVKGRDDILAGVRELVADPIDAAAFDVLPWDEALVSWARLYRAAFAAHPQTISLLATIPVSGAHRTLRMYESVVAGLERGGWPTASVIPVMVGVESFVLGSALDLVAPPAMFDPGPDTPQVPRFAAAVHARDEVSAVQGRSAADLAFEVSLAALVEGLRVRLAAEIASRRG; encoded by the coding sequence ATGAGCGCCGGAACGCGCAGGACGGGACGGCCCAGCACACCCGTGCTCGATCGTGAGGTGATCGTCCGGGGCGCGCTGGACCTCATCGACGAGGTCGGCGCGGGCGGGTTCTCCATCGCCCTGCTGGCCCGGCGGCTCCGGGTGCGGCCATCGTCGCTGTACAACCACGTCAAGGGCCGGGACGACATCCTGGCCGGAGTGCGCGAACTGGTGGCCGACCCGATCGACGCGGCGGCCTTCGACGTCCTCCCCTGGGACGAGGCCCTGGTGAGCTGGGCCAGGCTCTACCGGGCGGCCTTCGCGGCACATCCGCAGACCATCTCGCTGCTGGCCACCATCCCGGTGTCCGGCGCGCACCGCACCCTGCGGATGTACGAGTCGGTGGTGGCCGGTCTCGAGCGCGGCGGCTGGCCGACCGCGTCGGTCATCCCCGTCATGGTCGGCGTGGAGTCCTTCGTCCTGGGGTCGGCGCTCGACCTGGTGGCACCGCCCGCGATGTTCGACCCGGGGCCGGACACGCCCCAGGTGCCCAGGTTCGCCGCCGCGGTGCACGCCAGGGACGAGGTCTCGGCGGTGCAGGGGCGGTCCGCCGCCGACCTGGCCTTCGAGGTGTCCCTCGCGGCGCTGGTGGAGGGGCTGCGTGTCCGGCTGGCCGCGGAGATCGCCTCTCGGCGTGGGTAG
- a CDS encoding APC family permease — protein sequence MTATDIPAENGLKRVLGLPGLTLFGLTYLAPVTVFTTYGAVTGVTHGHLPAAYVIALVVMLFTAVSYGRMVRAFPAAGSAYTYTQQSFGGHVGFMVGWTLMLDYLFLPMINFLLIGIYLHSQFPSVPARVFVLAALLLSLLVNVLGVNSINRLSTLVVGLAGVLVVVFVALSVHHTLGHHVSAPFASFQPGGSGTSAAFSGAAILALSFLGFDAVSTMSEEAKDPRRTIPRAIVLTTVIGGVLFIVVSWMGALVHPGSTFTDPDSAGLDIMRTLGGSAFTSFFVAVYVAGAFGSGVTTQASVSRILYSMGRDGVLPRRVFGYLHPRFRTPAIAACLVSAVSLVALFITLDNAVVMINFGALIAFSVVNLSVVKHYLVDKGRRSGRDLLSYGLLPIVGFALTLWLWTSLEGITFEVGLCWMLAGFLYLLFLTRLFSRKPPVMSFSEDQAAAVAAPAAEERAVPRS from the coding sequence ATGACAGCGACCGACATCCCCGCGGAAAACGGACTGAAACGGGTCCTCGGGCTGCCCGGACTGACCCTCTTCGGTCTCACCTATCTCGCCCCGGTGACCGTGTTCACCACCTATGGCGCCGTCACCGGCGTGACCCACGGCCATCTTCCGGCCGCCTATGTGATCGCCCTGGTGGTGATGCTCTTCACGGCCGTCAGTTACGGGCGGATGGTGCGGGCGTTCCCGGCCGCGGGGTCGGCGTACACCTACACCCAGCAGTCCTTCGGCGGGCATGTCGGCTTCATGGTCGGCTGGACGCTGATGCTGGACTACCTCTTTCTGCCGATGATCAACTTCCTGTTGATCGGCATCTATCTGCACAGCCAGTTCCCGTCGGTTCCCGCACGGGTGTTCGTGCTCGCCGCGCTGCTGCTGTCGCTGCTCGTCAATGTGCTGGGCGTGAACTCCATCAACCGCCTCAGCACCCTGGTGGTGGGCCTGGCCGGGGTGCTCGTGGTGGTCTTCGTCGCCCTGTCCGTCCACCACACGCTCGGCCACCATGTCTCCGCGCCGTTCGCCTCGTTCCAGCCGGGCGGCTCCGGGACCTCGGCGGCGTTCTCCGGGGCCGCGATCCTGGCGCTGAGCTTCCTCGGCTTCGACGCGGTCTCCACCATGTCGGAGGAGGCCAAGGACCCGCGGCGCACCATCCCCCGAGCCATCGTGCTGACCACGGTCATCGGCGGTGTGCTGTTCATCGTGGTGTCCTGGATGGGCGCGCTGGTGCACCCGGGTTCCACCTTCACCGACCCCGACAGCGCCGGCCTGGACATCATGCGGACGCTGGGCGGCTCCGCCTTCACCTCGTTCTTCGTGGCCGTCTATGTCGCGGGTGCCTTCGGCTCCGGCGTCACCACACAGGCCAGCGTGTCCCGGATCCTCTACTCGATGGGACGGGACGGGGTGCTGCCCCGGCGGGTGTTCGGCTATCTCCACCCGCGCTTCCGCACCCCGGCGATCGCGGCCTGTCTGGTGTCCGCGGTCTCGCTGGTCGCCCTGTTCATCACCCTCGACAACGCCGTGGTGATGATCAACTTCGGTGCCCTGATCGCCTTCTCGGTGGTCAACCTGAGCGTGGTCAAGCACTATCTGGTCGACAAGGGCCGGCGGAGCGGGCGCGACCTGCTCTCCTACGGGCTGCTGCCGATCGTCGGCTTCGCGCTGACGCTCTGGCTGTGGACCAGCCTGGAGGGCATCACCTTCGAGGTCGGGCTCTGCTGGATGCTGGCCGGTTTCCTGTATCTGCTGTTCCTGACCCGGCTGTTCAGCCGGAAGCCCCCGGTGATGAGCTTCAGCGAGGACCAGGCGGCTGCCGTGGCCGCTCCCGCAGCGGAGGAGAGGGCGGTGCCGCGCTCCTGA
- a CDS encoding cytochrome ubiquinol oxidase subunit I, whose protein sequence is MVLSALPGVADPPQLLPAREQMAFTLGFHIILVPFGVAFTFMMLICQYRALRRHDPQALLLAQRWSKVAAVLFAVGAVSGTVLTFEMGLLWPGLMGPYGSAFGFPFAIEGLFFFLEAIFMAIYIYGWKRLPPWPHFFTGVVVTLAGIGGTAAVIAVNSWMNQPAGIVMRNGRVAEVIPSRVFFNGAFWWEMVHMLLAAYIVAGFLVAGVYAVDLLRGRRDHYHRLGFLVPFTVAAIAMPLQFIVGDTIARQVYDREPAKFAAIELVPTTGDHVPETLGGLYIDGKVRYGIPLPDIASFLAGFRSSAVIKGLDAIPAAVRPTEAVVNVVHLAFDVMVGSATLLLLLSLWFGWLWWRRREVPTNRWFLRGSTVAGLLALLSLESGWVVTEVGRQPWTVVGLLLTRDAVATQGNLWLLFATVLAIYACVGAGALFVLRAMRRRWSEEGTDAVAVPYGPGSAPAPTGRAPGADDV, encoded by the coding sequence ATGGTGTTGTCTGCCCTGCCGGGAGTAGCCGACCCGCCCCAACTCCTCCCCGCACGCGAGCAGATGGCGTTCACCCTGGGCTTCCACATCATTCTGGTGCCCTTCGGTGTCGCCTTCACCTTTATGATGCTGATCTGCCAGTACCGGGCGTTGCGCCGGCACGATCCGCAGGCGCTTCTCCTGGCGCAGCGCTGGTCCAAGGTGGCCGCCGTGCTGTTCGCCGTGGGGGCCGTGTCCGGCACTGTACTGACTTTCGAAATGGGGCTGCTCTGGCCCGGGCTCATGGGGCCCTACGGGTCGGCGTTCGGATTTCCGTTCGCCATCGAAGGGCTCTTCTTCTTTCTCGAGGCCATTTTCATGGCCATCTACATCTACGGCTGGAAGCGGCTCCCGCCGTGGCCGCACTTCTTCACCGGTGTGGTGGTCACCCTGGCGGGCATCGGCGGTACCGCCGCCGTCATCGCGGTCAACAGCTGGATGAACCAGCCCGCGGGGATCGTGATGAGGAACGGGCGGGTGGCGGAGGTGATCCCGTCCAGGGTCTTCTTCAACGGGGCCTTCTGGTGGGAGATGGTGCACATGCTCCTCGCGGCGTACATCGTCGCGGGGTTCCTGGTCGCCGGGGTGTACGCGGTGGACCTGCTCAGGGGGCGCCGGGACCACTATCACCGGCTCGGATTCCTCGTCCCCTTCACGGTCGCCGCGATCGCCATGCCGCTGCAGTTCATCGTCGGGGACACCATCGCCCGCCAGGTCTACGACAGGGAGCCGGCCAAGTTCGCCGCCATCGAACTCGTACCGACCACCGGCGACCACGTCCCGGAGACCCTCGGCGGCCTCTACATCGACGGCAAGGTGCGCTACGGCATCCCGCTTCCCGATATCGCCTCGTTCCTCGCCGGTTTCCGCTCCTCCGCGGTCATCAAGGGCCTCGACGCGATCCCGGCCGCCGTACGTCCCACGGAGGCGGTGGTCAATGTGGTGCACCTCGCCTTCGACGTCATGGTCGGCAGCGCCACCCTGCTGCTTCTGCTGTCCCTGTGGTTCGGCTGGCTGTGGTGGCGGCGGCGCGAGGTGCCGACCAACCGCTGGTTCCTGCGCGGCTCGACCGTCGCGGGACTGCTGGCGCTCCTGTCCCTGGAGAGCGGCTGGGTGGTCACCGAGGTCGGCCGCCAGCCCTGGACCGTCGTGGGGCTGCTGCTGACGAGGGACGCGGTCGCCACCCAGGGGAACCTGTGGCTGCTGTTCGCCACGGTTCTCGCGATCTACGCCTGCGTCGGCGCCGGAGCCCTGTTCGTGCTCCGGGCCATGCGCCGCCGCTGGTCGGAGGAGGGCACCGACGCCGTGGCGGTCCCGTACGGCCCCGGATCCGCGCCGGCGCCGACCGGGCGCGCTCCCGGAGCTGATGACGTATGA
- a CDS encoding cytochrome d ubiquinol oxidase subunit II, protein MSTVIAAILFIGVIAYALFGGADYGAGFWDLTAGGAGRGRRVRELINLSLSPVWEANHTWLIFCLVTIWTGFPEAFTAITTTLYIPLGLAALGIVTRGAGFAFRHALTERHGERISGAAFACSSVLTPFFFGTIAGGIASGRVPSRGHGAPLTGWLNPTSLLGGILAVTVCAYLAAVFLTGQAQRRGDTSLTRAFRRRALGAGVGAGLVALVGVFVLHADSPRLFRRLSTVGAPLLAVSGLCGLAALLLLRRGRPSVVRTLAALAIATVVAGWGVAQYPYLLGTHLTIQHAAAPPATLWVLLVVSCVAAALIAPSLLLLYTLQLRRRLG, encoded by the coding sequence ATGAGCACCGTGATCGCGGCGATCCTGTTCATCGGTGTCATCGCCTACGCCCTCTTCGGCGGGGCCGACTACGGAGCCGGCTTCTGGGACCTGACCGCCGGGGGCGCCGGGCGGGGACGCCGTGTCCGCGAACTGATCAACCTCTCCCTCAGCCCGGTGTGGGAGGCCAACCACACCTGGCTGATCTTCTGCCTCGTCACCATCTGGACCGGCTTTCCCGAGGCGTTCACCGCCATCACCACCACCCTGTACATCCCCCTCGGACTGGCGGCGCTGGGGATCGTGACCAGGGGAGCGGGCTTCGCCTTCCGTCATGCGCTGACCGAACGTCACGGGGAGCGGATCAGCGGTGCCGCCTTCGCCTGCTCATCGGTGCTCACCCCGTTCTTCTTCGGCACCATCGCGGGCGGGATCGCCTCCGGCCGGGTGCCCTCGAGGGGGCACGGTGCCCCGCTGACCGGCTGGCTCAACCCGACCTCCCTGCTCGGCGGGATCCTCGCGGTCACCGTCTGCGCCTACCTCGCCGCCGTGTTCCTCACCGGGCAGGCCCAGCGACGCGGGGACACCTCCCTGACGAGGGCCTTTCGCCGCCGGGCCCTCGGGGCGGGCGTGGGTGCGGGGCTGGTGGCCCTGGTGGGCGTGTTCGTCCTGCACGCGGACTCCCCGCGGCTGTTCCGCCGGCTGAGCACGGTGGGCGCGCCGCTCCTGGCCGTCTCGGGACTGTGCGGTCTCGCCGCGCTGCTGCTGTTGCGCAGAGGGCGCCCGTCCGTCGTACGCACCCTGGCCGCTCTCGCGATCGCCACCGTGGTCGCGGGCTGGGGAGTCGCCCAGTACCCCTACCTGCTGGGCACCCATCTGACCATCCAGCACGCGGCGGCACCGCCGGCCACCTTGTGGGTGCTGCTGGTGGTGTCCTGCGTCGCGGCCGCACTGATCGCGCCCTCGCTTCTGCTCCTGTACACCCTGCAGTTGCGGCGCAGGCTCGGCTGA
- a CDS encoding ParB/Srx family N-terminal domain-containing protein, whose protein sequence is MRFGSPSRRASALGAALAVVGTGTAALAPAAGAAPGAPGTRPPFCGHDHRSTPFARYLCAEPGELLDVRIGDVHPTQPSLGYDEVYYKLGRYTLGKDAINKKFDDWCEADGRTAAATVSPGARLDDPSSFTCELPVGAETADSIAPMKTVVVGPGGEPFLTDGHHTLTSFYETPDGGAGLHVRLRVQANLSNLPRKAFWDEMKAHKWVYLRDPEGKQVGVNKLPTGVGLASFTDDRYRSLLYFGRDIGYAQNGLPFQEFYWGSWVRDAEPVDLADWNPNDLDSYLATVKSLTETMTALPEDAVVDSGFTAAELGALERWNDGSAVNKGEFNKLSKPYSDAKPGKLAYTLEYKRAHGLG, encoded by the coding sequence ATGCGCTTCGGATCTCCGTCCCGCCGGGCCTCGGCCCTCGGGGCGGCCCTCGCCGTCGTCGGGACCGGCACCGCCGCACTGGCACCGGCCGCCGGCGCCGCACCCGGTGCTCCGGGCACCCGGCCGCCGTTCTGCGGCCACGACCACCGCTCCACGCCGTTCGCGCGCTATCTGTGTGCCGAGCCCGGTGAACTGCTCGACGTCCGCATCGGCGATGTGCACCCGACCCAGCCGTCGCTCGGCTATGACGAGGTGTACTACAAGCTCGGCCGCTACACCCTCGGCAAGGACGCGATCAACAAGAAGTTCGACGACTGGTGCGAGGCCGACGGCCGGACGGCGGCGGCGACCGTGTCGCCCGGCGCGCGCCTGGACGACCCCTCCTCGTTCACCTGTGAACTCCCGGTCGGTGCGGAGACCGCGGACAGCATCGCCCCCATGAAGACCGTCGTCGTCGGCCCGGGCGGCGAACCGTTCCTCACCGACGGGCACCACACCCTCACCTCCTTCTACGAGACCCCCGACGGCGGGGCCGGCCTGCATGTACGGCTGCGGGTGCAGGCCAATCTCAGCAACCTCCCCCGCAAGGCCTTCTGGGACGAGATGAAGGCGCACAAGTGGGTGTACCTGCGTGACCCCGAGGGCAAGCAGGTCGGCGTGAACAAGCTGCCCACCGGCGTGGGGCTGGCCAGCTTCACCGACGACAGGTACCGCAGCCTGCTCTACTTCGGCCGTGACATCGGTTACGCCCAGAACGGGCTGCCGTTCCAGGAGTTCTACTGGGGCAGTTGGGTCCGCGACGCCGAGCCGGTCGACCTGGCCGACTGGAACCCGAACGACCTCGACAGCTATCTGGCCACCGTCAAATCGCTGACCGAGACGATGACGGCGCTGCCCGAGGACGCCGTGGTCGACAGCGGCTTCACCGCCGCCGAACTCGGCGCGCTGGAGCGGTGGAACGACGGAAGCGCGGTGAACAAGGGCGAGTTCAACAAGCTGAGCAAGCCGTACTCCGACGCCAAGCCCGGGAAGCTCGCCTACACGCTGGAGTACAAGCGGGCACACGGACTGGGCTGA
- a CDS encoding amidohydrolase: protein MPLTVFRNATVWTGLPTPSDAGQPPTALAVRDGRIESVGAAAEALAGAADELLDLGGGLLMPAFGDGHCHPDQGGFEALGPRIRPCTSVAELVAEVARYAAEHPEADWILGGSYDSTLAPDGLFDARWLDAAVPDRPVALRAWDYHTLWCNTEAVRRADLDDSVRDTERGRFPRRPDGSLLGTMIEWDAVDAVLGAAPARGLDERVRALALATRGYAEAGVTWIQDAWVEHEAVDAYLAAARQGALATRVNLALRADPSRWREQLAEFAADRDRIEAAGLDRLTARTAKFFVDGIIENRTAALLEPYADDPCTRGMPVWAAAELREALVEIDRLGLQPHLHAIGDAGIRTALDALARLTEVCGPRDRRPVIAHVQMVDPEDLPRFAELGVIANIEPLWLQPDPAMTDLTMPRLGETRSRRQYPLGSLLRSGARVSFGSDWPVSDHRPLTGLPVAVTRQTPERHPEGGWLPQERIDIETAMSCYTAGVAHQAMADDRGVLAPGRVADLVWLDRDPRDCDPHDVPALTVLGTWLAGERTHGAHGHG from the coding sequence ATGCCCCTCACCGTCTTCCGCAACGCCACCGTGTGGACCGGTCTGCCCACACCGTCCGACGCCGGGCAGCCGCCGACCGCGCTGGCCGTGCGGGACGGCCGGATCGAGTCCGTCGGCGCCGCGGCCGAGGCGCTCGCCGGCGCCGCCGACGAGCTGCTGGATCTCGGCGGGGGCCTGCTCATGCCCGCGTTCGGAGACGGTCACTGCCACCCCGACCAGGGCGGATTCGAGGCGCTCGGCCCCCGGATCAGGCCCTGTACCAGCGTGGCGGAGCTGGTGGCGGAGGTCGCCCGGTACGCCGCCGAGCACCCGGAGGCCGACTGGATCCTCGGGGGCAGCTATGACTCCACGCTCGCCCCCGACGGCCTCTTCGACGCCCGCTGGCTGGACGCCGCCGTGCCCGACCGCCCGGTCGCCCTGCGGGCCTGGGACTACCACACGCTGTGGTGCAACACCGAGGCCGTACGCCGGGCCGACCTCGACGACTCCGTCCGGGACACCGAGCGCGGACGGTTCCCGCGCCGCCCCGACGGGAGCCTGCTGGGCACCATGATCGAGTGGGACGCGGTCGACGCGGTCCTCGGCGCCGCGCCCGCGCGGGGCCTGGACGAACGGGTACGGGCCCTGGCCCTCGCCACCCGCGGCTACGCCGAGGCCGGGGTCACCTGGATCCAGGACGCCTGGGTGGAGCACGAGGCCGTGGACGCCTATCTGGCGGCGGCCCGGCAGGGCGCACTGGCCACCCGGGTGAACCTCGCCCTGCGCGCCGACCCCTCGCGGTGGCGCGAGCAGCTCGCCGAGTTCGCGGCCGACCGCGACCGGATCGAGGCGGCGGGACTCGACCGGCTGACCGCCCGCACCGCCAAGTTCTTCGTCGACGGGATCATCGAGAACCGCACCGCCGCGCTGCTCGAACCGTACGCCGACGACCCCTGCACCCGGGGCATGCCGGTCTGGGCCGCCGCCGAGCTGCGCGAGGCCCTGGTGGAGATCGACCGGCTGGGACTGCAACCGCATCTGCATGCGATCGGCGACGCCGGCATCCGTACCGCCCTGGACGCCCTGGCCCGTCTCACCGAGGTGTGCGGCCCCCGGGACCGCCGTCCGGTGATCGCCCATGTGCAGATGGTCGACCCCGAGGACCTGCCCCGCTTCGCCGAACTGGGGGTGATCGCCAATATCGAGCCGCTGTGGCTCCAGCCCGACCCGGCGATGACCGACCTCACCATGCCCCGTCTGGGCGAGACCCGCTCCCGGCGGCAGTACCCGCTGGGGTCGCTGCTGCGCAGCGGCGCCCGGGTCTCGTTCGGCAGCGACTGGCCGGTCAGCGACCACCGTCCGCTGACCGGCCTCCCGGTCGCGGTGACCCGGCAGACGCCGGAGCGCCACCCCGAGGGCGGCTGGCTGCCCCAGGAGCGGATCGACATCGAGACCGCGATGTCCTGCTACACGGCCGGCGTCGCCCATCAGGCGATGGCCGACGACCGAGGGGTCCTGGCCCCGGGCCGGGTCGCCGACCTGGTGTGGCTGGACCGGGACCCCCGCGACTGCGACCCGCACGACGTGCCCGCCCTCACCGTGCTCGGCACCTGGCTGGCCGGCGAGCGCACCCACGGCGCCCACGGACACGGGTGA
- a CDS encoding toxin-antitoxin system, toxin component, with protein MSAGSRAMRRLSAQLIRNLQPPAGDEDVIPLIGQALTRVRGRTVRLRKAAFPPVTASGLWVDRTSHDLIVYEENTDPEHQLVIIGHEAWHMFHGHCGSGVPHGVAASRATDGKGAAVLGDIVAAVCEADDADAPLTDRMDAALHHAARSETRGMDEELDAERFGLRFATDLQTSLLHQAYSPADPHRAAGRIGASLAHRFPGAGPFGSGSRRI; from the coding sequence GTGAGCGCGGGGTCACGGGCGATGCGGCGGCTGAGCGCCCAGCTCATCCGCAATCTACAGCCGCCGGCCGGTGACGAGGACGTCATCCCCCTGATCGGCCAGGCCCTGACCCGGGTGCGGGGACGCACCGTCCGGCTCCGTAAGGCGGCCTTTCCGCCCGTGACGGCCAGCGGGCTGTGGGTGGACCGCACCAGCCACGACCTGATCGTCTACGAGGAGAACACCGACCCCGAACACCAGCTTGTGATCATCGGCCATGAGGCATGGCACATGTTCCACGGCCACTGCGGCAGCGGTGTCCCTCATGGTGTCGCCGCCTCCCGCGCGACCGACGGCAAAGGGGCGGCGGTCCTCGGGGACATCGTGGCAGCCGTATGCGAGGCCGACGACGCCGATGCGCCCCTCACCGACCGGATGGACGCGGCGCTCCATCACGCCGCGCGCTCGGAGACCCGCGGGATGGACGAGGAACTCGACGCCGAGCGCTTCGGGCTGCGGTTCGCCACCGACCTCCAGACGTCCCTCCTGCATCAGGCGTACTCCCCGGCCGACCCGCACCGGGCAGCCGGGCGGATCGGGGCCTCCCTGGCCCACCGCTTCCCCGGAGCCGGCCCGTTCGGCTCCGGCTCCCGCCGCATATGA
- a CDS encoding FAD-dependent oxidoreductase, which translates to MSEASRPGPTRAVVIGGSIAGMLAAAAVKDHVGSVEIIEAHELPEGPEPRVGVPQAVHIHLLQSGGAEAMEELLHGTVGRLLAAGAHRIPMTTDMVIYSPEGWYRRWQRPTHHLLAASRDLTDHIVREQVLREPRITVRTGTRCTGLLGSSRRVTGVRIRTAGGTEKELRADLVIDASGRASRTPRWLTELGITGLTEEHIDSGLVYASRMYRAPVSTRGWPMVSVNADPRLPRPANAGGILPIEGDRWHVSLMGAPGGQPTRDPDAFEPFARTLRHPVIADLLTHARPLTGVSITHSTANRRHHYERLRTWPEGLVALGDSVAAFNPVYGQGISVIAQGALALRELLSEGLVPGYARRAQRAIARPVEVAWALAVGQDIHFSTTTGKSPGLADRLLHRYVSRLSLTATGSFRAATALTDVLTLRARPTSLVRPGVLLSALLGPLRPQLRGPQFTPAELALLTGRHEQP; encoded by the coding sequence ATGAGTGAAGCCTCCCGGCCAGGTCCCACCCGCGCGGTCGTCATCGGGGGCAGCATCGCCGGAATGCTCGCCGCGGCCGCCGTCAAGGACCACGTCGGTTCCGTCGAGATCATCGAGGCCCATGAGCTGCCCGAAGGCCCCGAGCCACGGGTCGGTGTCCCCCAGGCCGTCCATATCCATCTGCTGCAGTCCGGCGGCGCCGAGGCGATGGAGGAATTACTGCACGGCACCGTCGGCCGATTGCTCGCCGCGGGCGCCCACCGCATCCCGATGACCACCGATATGGTCATCTACTCGCCCGAGGGCTGGTACCGCCGTTGGCAGCGGCCCACCCACCATCTGCTGGCCGCGAGCCGGGACCTGACCGACCACATCGTCCGGGAACAGGTCCTCCGAGAACCACGGATCACGGTCCGCACCGGGACCAGGTGCACCGGACTGCTCGGCAGCAGCCGCCGGGTCACCGGTGTGCGCATCCGCACCGCCGGCGGTACGGAGAAGGAGCTCCGTGCCGATCTGGTGATCGACGCCTCCGGCCGGGCCTCCCGCACCCCCCGCTGGCTCACCGAACTGGGGATCACCGGTCTCACCGAGGAGCACATCGACTCCGGTCTGGTCTACGCCAGCCGGATGTACCGTGCTCCGGTCTCCACCCGCGGCTGGCCGATGGTCAGTGTGAACGCCGATCCGCGGCTGCCCCGGCCGGCCAACGCGGGCGGCATCCTGCCGATCGAGGGCGACCGATGGCACGTCAGCCTGATGGGCGCCCCCGGCGGGCAGCCCACCCGGGACCCGGACGCCTTCGAACCCTTCGCGCGCACTCTGCGGCACCCCGTCATCGCCGACCTCCTCACGCACGCCCGGCCGCTGACCGGGGTCAGCATCACCCACAGCACCGCCAACCGCCGTCACCACTACGAGCGGCTCCGTACCTGGCCCGAGGGACTGGTGGCGCTGGGGGACTCCGTCGCGGCCTTCAACCCCGTCTACGGGCAGGGCATCTCGGTGATCGCACAAGGTGCGCTCGCCCTGCGCGAGCTGCTCTCCGAAGGACTGGTCCCGGGATACGCCCGGCGCGCCCAGCGCGCCATCGCCCGCCCCGTCGAGGTGGCATGGGCCCTCGCCGTCGGCCAGGACATCCACTTCTCCACCACGACCGGGAAGAGCCCCGGCCTCGCCGACCGGCTTCTGCACCGCTACGTCAGCCGGCTCTCCCTGACCGCGACCGGGTCCTTCCGCGCCGCCACCGCCCTGACCGATGTGCTGACCCTGCGGGCCCGCCCCACGTCCCTGGTGCGGCCCGGCGTGCTGCTCTCCGCTCTCCTCGGACCACTGCGCCCGCAGCTGCGCGGCCCGCAGTTCACCCCGGCCGAACTCGCCCTTCTCACCGGCCGGCACGAGCAGCCGTAG
- a CDS encoding MAB_1171c family putative transporter, whose amino-acid sequence MTAGPGDAVYYACGTTLFLVCVLKLPALLRRRRDPLLRSAFLLLLAGGCIMFLAAPDSIVAVNRLSGTTNFAAPVVYATLIAYSGASLLLIIHWRPAPPEQTRRAAFWCVTVYAVAVLAVFVLFRAGRTPVEQITLFDAYYARTPYIREMIVTYLVAHGVAALANVVLCGRWSREVRGSLRAGLWLLVAAYLLHVSYDVTRLVAVGARWSGHDLDFLIDRVSPRFAALSAFLGALGFTLPLVGPRVARTTRAVHQLRRLTPLWRVLRDVPTPGAVRSSPPWWRTPPAMLLTSRKTALYDALLALTPYCDPAVRDLAHRAALRRRDAKVSAAACADAAMIVAAVARQRSDPERLHDSTNTSAWRSKDLIPLSLALASPVVQDLLAHRRAPAESSPS is encoded by the coding sequence GTGACAGCGGGCCCGGGCGATGCGGTCTACTACGCCTGCGGGACGACGCTCTTCCTGGTCTGCGTCCTGAAGCTTCCCGCGCTCCTCCGCCGACGGCGCGACCCCTTGCTGCGCTCGGCCTTTCTGCTGCTGCTCGCCGGCGGCTGCATCATGTTCCTCGCCGCCCCGGACTCCATCGTCGCCGTCAACCGGCTCTCCGGGACGACCAACTTCGCCGCGCCGGTCGTCTACGCCACGCTCATCGCGTACTCCGGGGCGAGCCTGCTGCTGATCATCCACTGGCGGCCGGCGCCACCGGAGCAGACCCGGCGCGCCGCCTTCTGGTGCGTGACGGTCTACGCCGTGGCCGTTCTCGCCGTCTTCGTACTGTTCCGGGCCGGCCGTACCCCGGTGGAGCAGATCACGCTGTTCGACGCCTACTACGCCAGGACGCCGTACATCCGGGAGATGATCGTCACCTATCTGGTCGCTCACGGAGTGGCGGCACTCGCCAACGTCGTCCTCTGCGGCCGCTGGTCACGGGAGGTCCGGGGGTCCCTCCGGGCGGGGCTGTGGCTGCTCGTCGCCGCCTATCTGCTCCATGTGAGCTACGACGTCACCCGACTGGTCGCGGTGGGTGCCCGTTGGAGCGGCCACGACCTGGACTTCCTCATCGACCGGGTCTCCCCCCGCTTCGCCGCGCTGTCCGCCTTCCTCGGCGCCCTCGGCTTCACCCTTCCGCTGGTGGGACCTCGGGTGGCCCGGACCACGCGGGCGGTGCACCAGCTACGCCGACTCACCCCGCTGTGGCGGGTGCTGCGGGACGTGCCGACCCCCGGCGCGGTCCGTTCCTCGCCGCCCTGGTGGCGCACTCCCCCGGCCATGCTTCTGACGAGCCGGAAGACGGCCCTCTACGACGCCCTGCTCGCGCTGACTCCCTACTGCGATCCGGCCGTTCGCGACCTGGCCCACCGGGCGGCACTGCGCCGCCGCGACGCGAAGGTCTCCGCCGCGGCCTGTGCGGACGCCGCCATGATCGTTGCCGCGGTCGCGCGGCAACGGTCCGACCCCGAGCGGCTCCACGACAGCACGAACACCTCGGCCTGGCGCTCCAAGGATCTGATCCCGCTGTCCCTCGCTCTGGCCTCGCCCGTCGTCCAAGACCTCCTTGCGCACCGCCGTGCCCCGGCAGAAAGCAGCCCCTCATGA